A segment of the Streptomyces sp. L2 genome:
ACTGAGGTTACAAGCGGCACCTTCTAGGCAGACGTTGTCGTCCGCAAGATTTCCACCGCGCGACGTCGGAACATTCTTGTGCCCGAGATGCATATTGCCTGGATTGCTTGTACGCATCCCGCACCTCCAGCATTGATAATCTCCGTCTGCTGCATCTAGTAGCTCTTGCCTCTTGTCGGCCTGCCCGACTCGGGTCCCCCCGCCGGGCGTGCTGTTTGCTATTTGTGCAGCAGAAGAGGTCTCACCGTCTTTGAGTACGAAGAGCGGCAGTTGGCACGCATCACCGTTGGCATTATGAACGAGGACTGACGTAGGCCCCGCCAGCACATAGTACGTGTGCAGCTCACTGATCGTGAGGTTGTGCACCGTCGCTGTCAGGACCGTCCAGCGGGTGACCGCGGTGATCTGGACCCGTGTGCCGGCGCTCGTGCGCAGCCACTCGCCGGACTTGAGGTCCGTAGCGCGGAGCCAGGCGTGGAGTGCCGGGACCCAGAACGGGTGGCCGTCGGTCGCGGTGACCGACGCCGTCTTGGATCCCTTCTTGCCGTCGGTGTCGACGGTGACCTTGACCAGGTGCTTGAGGCCGGTGCCCTTGATCTCGGCAGTGACGGTCTCGGTCTTGGTTTTCCCGGTCTCGGGGTCGGTGGCCAGGACCTTGTCGCCGATCCTGATGTCCGCGATCTTCTTTTTGGACCCGTCGGCCATCAGCACCAGAGTTTCTGGTGTGAAGCTGTTGGCCTCCTTGCATCCCTTGGCCGCCTCTTCCAGAGCCTTCGCTTCCTTGCGGCTCTTGCGCCAGTCCTTGAAGGCGCCTATCAGGTCCTTGCCGAGGTTCACGATGCGCTTGGCCAGGGCTGCTGCCTTGTCCCAGCGGAAGAGGTACTTCTTGGCCAGTTTGGCAAGCGGGCCGCCACCGAGGAACGAGGACGCGACGTTGATGGCCGTGTTGCCGCATGCCCCCAGGGCGCCTGTGGTGAAGCAGTCCAGGGCGTCCGTGATGCCGAGTTCGTCGGCGACGATCTTGCCGAGTTCCTTGGCGACCGCGATCGCCTTCTCCTTGGCGCTGTACTCGTCGAACTTGGCGGCGTCGGCCTGGGCCTGCGCCGGCGTGTACGTCGTGCTGCCGCCTGAACCGCTGTCGTCGAAGCCGGCCGTGTTGTCAACCCACTCGCCCCGGTGCTTCGACTTCCCAGGCCCGCACTGGTACCAGCCGCCGTGGCAGTTCGCCGCCCGCAGACCCGACGCGTCGTTGTACGTCACGGGGCTGTTGTTGGCGTAGGCGTAGCCGTTGATCTGCTGCGGGTCGGTGTAGTCGACGATCGGGTCGGCCGAGATGAAGCGGCCCGTGTCCGCGTCGTACTCGCGTGCGCCGAGGGTGATCAGGCCGGTGGACGCCTCGATGGTGCCGCCGACGAAACCCTTGTCGTTGACCCAGCCGGAACCGGAGGACGAGGACTCGTCCCGCGCGTTGCCGAACGGGTCGGAGCGGCGGCGGGTGGTCGCGCCCGTCTTGGCGTCGACGGCCAGATCGGCCGTGCCCTGGTGGTCCGAGGCGAGGAAGTGAACGCCGTCCGCCTCCCGCATCGCCACCGTGGTGTCGCCGAAGCTGTAGTAGCGCGTCGCCGTCACCTTGGACGTGGACTTGTCCAGGTCCAGTTCCATGCCCGGCAGGTAGAACGTCTTCCCGGTCGGGGTGTCCCGGAGGATCCGGGTGCCCGCGGCGTCGTACTGGTACGTCGTCACCGAGTCGTCGGCGTTGGTGACCGTGGTCAGCTCACCCTGCTTGTCCCAGGCCAGCGACTGGGTGTCGCCGTCCAGGACGCGCTTGATGGTGTTGCCGGTGGCGTCGTAGCCGTAGGTGTCCTGGGAGGTGACCTCCGGGGTGGTGGCCGTGGCGTCCGTCTTCTGGACGATCGACGACACGGTGTGCGGACCGGAGTCCTGGCCGTTTGGTCCCGAGCCCTTGCCGTACGCGTACGTGCGGCTGGAGGTCGGGGTGCCGTTCAATCCGTGCCGGACCTCGCTGGTGCGGTTGCCTATCGAGTCGTAGCCGTAGTCCGTCCAGTAAGGCGTGACGCCCCCCACCGTGGACGGCGAGGCGCCCGACGCGCAGGACGTGTCCGTGCTGCCCGTGCCCTTCGCGTCGTTGGACGCCACGGAGGACGTCCAGGACGAGGACATGCGTCCGAGACCGTCGTACGCGAAGCACTGCACGTCACTCGTGCCACCGGTCGGGGTGTCGCCGATGGAGAGGATGTCACCGGCGTCGTCGTAGGTGTAGTTCGCGTCGTAGGCGACGCTCGACGCGCCCTCGACATCCACCCGCGAGTTGGTCAGCCGGTCGGTGCCCGCCTCGAACGAGTTCGTGATCCACGTCTTCGGAGCCCCCGAGATACCGGTGGACAGCTCCAGCTGCTCCAAGTTCGAGGTGGGCGAGTAGGACGCGTCGGTGACGTAGCTCCCGCCTGCGAGCGAGGTGTTCACGCCGGTCAGGCGCTGCAGGCCGTCATAGACGTACGAGAGTGCCTCGGCGGGCAGGTCGCCCGCGGCCGGAAGTCCCTCGCCCTGGACCGTGCCGTCCCGGTTGTACTGGTTGGTGTACTGGTAGGTGCCGCCCAGCTGTGGTTCGGCCGTCGTGGACAGGTAGTACTTGGTCGAGATCGGCTTGTAGTCGTTGTTCGGGTCGAGGACCGGGTAGGTCGTCGACGAGTAGACCGCGCCGTTCTTGTACGTGTAGACGCCGTACAGCTCGCCCTTGTCGACCGTGTCGTACTTGGTCACGGACAGCTTGGTGCCGGTGTTCGCCTCGCCCTGCCAGGTGGAGACGGCACGGCCCAGCTCGTCGTAGACCGTGGACGTCTTGTCCCCGTTGACCGTGGCCGAGGTCTGCCGGTCCATGGCGTCGTACGTGTAGGACGACGAGCCGGTGTCGGGATCGGTTGCTGTCTTCTTGCGGCCCAGCTGGTCATAGGTGTATGTCCAGTTGTTGCCCTTGTCGTCGGTGACCTTCGTGAGCCGGCCGGCGGCGTCGTAACGGTAGGACGTGGTGACGGCGGCGCCGTCGGCGGGGTACTGGATCTGCGCCGTCGTCTGCCCGCGGGCATCCGTCACGGCCGTGGTCTTGACCCCTCCCTTCGGTGGAGTCGTCGTGACGCGGTCGCCGCCGTATGCGTAGGTCGTCCGGAACTTCTCCGTTCCCTGGACCTCGGTGATGGCCGCCGTGGTGCGGCCCGCGCCGTCGTACTGGGTGACGGTCTGCGCGTCCAGGTCGGCGTTGAGTGGCTTGAACAGCGTCGAGGAAGGGGCACCGGAGGTGTAGTAGGTGTCGTTGACCTTCACCACTCGGCCGGAACCGTCGTACAGGGTGTCCGCGACCATACGGCCGCCGCCCGGTCCGTCCGTCTGCTGCTGGCGTGGCCGCAGGAAGCCGTCGTACAGGGCCCATTCGCTGCCGTACGTGCTGCCGTCGGCCTGGATCTTCTGGGTGTGCACGGCGGTGGGGCCGGCGTCCGAGCGGATCAGGTACTCGTACTTGAGGGACGGGCTGATGCCGGACGCCTTGGGGCGGTC
Coding sequences within it:
- a CDS encoding polymorphic toxin-type HINT domain-containing protein, with product MSSPPWFRSIRPAWRHGRRRTALVLGLTLSIGLLPSYVPEALAHDGLTRPKTQTSLDKPVRGHNAAAKAFKKTDQAKKAAVRTTHKAHWPKAGSAEVQLSGKAARANGLPLSAKTAGGRKGAHSVRVSMLGRDAARAAAVDGILFTLARTDGATSKGAARVTLDYSSFAGAYGGDYASRIRLAQYPACVLTTPRKKSCSTPTYLKSSNDAQKQTVTATVQAAGDASGPSSQLLESGSTNSSATVVAATAGSSGDGGDYTATSLAPSSQWGVDASSGAFTWSYPMTVPPVPGGLQPTVGLSYNSQSIDGQTATTNNQGSWVGQGFSYDPGYIERSYKPCADDGHDDANGDECWAFDNATLSLTGGTSGRLVKDDKTGEWRVSSDDNAKVEHLTAATNGDNNGEYWKITTADGTQYYFGLNHLPGYASGNEATNSTWTVPVYGDDSGEPCYKATFADAYCTQAWRWNLDYVVDPHGDAMSYFYGTETNYYTQGLKTTENGKAYIRGGYLKRIDYGQRDGKAYSTKPAAQVLFSTAERCVGSLTDCSAGALKDDTAADWPDVPWDQNCASGTKCPGQNSPTFWTRKKLTKVTTQIRTGDATYSPVDEWSLTHVFTDNGDGSKSLWLSKIDHAGKTGTDVPVPSVELYGTQLPNRVDETGDNLQPFYRFRLSGVKNESGGALSVNYADNQCTTSNVPAEDSSTKRCFPVKWSPPGVTDPITDWFHKYVVSSVVQTDLTGQNPDQVTSYTYLGDAGWRKTPADGITKSEDRTWSDWRGYGKVQVVTSAGTNDPSNTKTEHVFFRGLDGDVDKDGHARSATVTDSNGVSYEDTDWKAGQELETITYNGSAVTEKSVTVPWTAVTATETHDWGTNTARYVDTGSTNTYTALAVGGWRHVSSATKYDSATGREIQSADYGEVGVADNQCTRTEYADSASAHIYSLVSRVETVGVDCATTPDRAKDVISDVLTYYDGSTTLATAPTKGDVTMTKRLSAHDGTTATYQTTAVSTYDDYGRPLVMKDADTASSSTKYTSSTAYTDTYGLATKSTVTNVDGWTTTTEYAPQWGLPTAKTDENGRRTDLAYDALGRLVSVWLPDRPKASGISPSLKYEYLIRSDAGPTAVHTQKIQADGSTYGSEWALYDGFLRPRQQQTDGPGGGRMVADTLYDGSGRVVKVNDTYYTSGAPSSTLFKPLNADLDAQTVTQYDGAGRTTAAITEVQGTEKFRTTYAYGGDRVTTTPPKGGVKTTAVTDARGQTTAQIQYPADGAAVTTSYRYDAAGRLTKVTDDKGNNWTYTYDQLGRKKTATDPDTGSSSYTYDAMDRQTSATVNGDKTSTVYDELGRAVSTWQGEANTGTKLSVTKYDTVDKGELYGVYTYKNGAVYSSTTYPVLDPNNDYKPISTKYYLSTTAEPQLGGTYQYTNQYNRDGTVQGEGLPAAGDLPAEALSYVYDGLQRLTGVNTSLAGGSYVTDASYSPTSNLEQLELSTGISGAPKTWITNSFEAGTDRLTNSRVDVEGASSVAYDANYTYDDAGDILSIGDTPTGGTSDVQCFAYDGLGRMSSSWTSSVASNDAKGTGSTDTSCASGASPSTVGGVTPYWTDYGYDSIGNRTSEVRHGLNGTPTSSRTYAYGKGSGPNGQDSGPHTVSSIVQKTDATATTPEVTSQDTYGYDATGNTIKRVLDGDTQSLAWDKQGELTTVTNADDSVTTYQYDAAGTRILRDTPTGKTFYLPGMELDLDKSTSKVTATRYYSFGDTTVAMREADGVHFLASDHQGTADLAVDAKTGATTRRRSDPFGNARDESSSSGSGWVNDKGFVGGTIEASTGLITLGAREYDADTGRFISADPIVDYTDPQQINGYAYANNSPVTYNDASGLRAANCHGGWYQCGPGKSKHRGEWVDNTAGFDDSGSGGSTTYTPAQAQADAAKFDEYSAKEKAIAVAKELGKIVADELGITDALDCFTTGALGACGNTAINVASSFLGGGPLAKLAKKYLFRWDKAAALAKRIVNLGKDLIGAFKDWRKSRKEAKALEEAAKGCKEANSFTPETLVLMADGSKKKIADIRIGDKVLATDPETGKTKTETVTAEIKGTGLKHLVKVTVDTDGKKGSKTASVTATDGHPFWVPALHAWLRATDLKSGEWLRTSAGTRVQITAVTRWTVLTATVHNLTISELHTYYVLAGPTSVLVHNANGDACQLPLFVLKDGETSSAAQIANSTPGGGTRVGQADKRQELLDAADGDYQCWRCGMRTSNPGNMHLGHKNVPTSRGGNLADDNVCLEGAACNLSANNRGGAKPGRSCAERGSCGAPYGRSD